From a single Lentimicrobium sp. L6 genomic region:
- a CDS encoding methyltransferase domain-containing protein codes for MADYDKYYVTENLFGEPYVELIKFFKDYPVKGKLIDIGCGQGRDAIALAKLGYEVTGLDQSKLGIDQMNKISEREKLKLVGIVDDIYQFDQFQDFNIILFDSMFHFEKRDRKRETDLIIKAALKIEKGGVLCICIQDTCSKVKILKETIQNSNIDFEILKDSSLIYKYEDKASGHKSETKYLMYIIRKV; via the coding sequence ATGGCTGATTATGATAAATACTACGTGACTGAGAATTTGTTTGGTGAACCCTATGTTGAATTAATAAAGTTTTTTAAAGATTATCCAGTCAAAGGTAAGTTGATTGATATAGGTTGTGGTCAAGGTAGAGATGCCATTGCATTAGCAAAACTAGGATACGAGGTTACAGGTCTTGATCAATCAAAGCTTGGAATTGATCAAATGAACAAAATATCTGAAAGAGAAAAATTGAAATTAGTAGGCATAGTAGATGATATCTACCAATTTGATCAGTTCCAAGATTTCAATATTATTCTGTTTGATTCCATGTTTCATTTTGAAAAAAGAGATAGAAAGCGTGAAACAGATCTGATTATTAAAGCGGCTTTAAAAATTGAAAAAGGAGGGGTCTTATGTATTTGTATTCAGGATACATGTTCTAAAGTTAAGATTCTAAAAGAGACTATTCAGAATTCAAATATAGATTTTGAAATATTAAAGGATTCATCATTAATCTATAAATATGAAGATAAGGCATCGGGGCATAAATCAGAGACAAAATACCTGATGTATATTATTAGAAAAGTCTAA